Proteins encoded together in one Salarchaeum sp. JOR-1 window:
- a CDS encoding 4-phosphopantoate--beta-alanine ligase, with protein MSDVDVPEDHPRYESLLTRHRIEEGVEKGITSKQGLIAEGRGEAFDYLLGEETTESAEAAERAAAAHLLLADHPVLSVNGNVAALVPGEMVELAEAVGADLEVNLFNRTEERMRAIADHLREHGASEVKGLAADARIPGLSHERAKVDADGIYDADVVLVPLEDGDRAAALAAMGKTEIVVDLNPMSRSARSAAVPIIDNIMRAVPNVTRHARDLADASDEERRDIVESFDRTAALADAEHRIREGVGDR; from the coding sequence ATGAGCGACGTGGATGTGCCGGAAGACCACCCGCGCTACGAGTCACTCCTCACCCGCCACCGCATCGAGGAGGGCGTCGAGAAGGGGATCACGAGCAAGCAGGGACTCATCGCGGAGGGGCGCGGCGAGGCGTTCGACTACCTCCTCGGCGAGGAGACGACGGAGAGCGCGGAGGCGGCCGAGCGCGCCGCGGCCGCCCACCTCCTGCTCGCCGACCATCCCGTGCTCTCCGTGAACGGGAACGTCGCCGCGCTCGTCCCCGGTGAGATGGTAGAGCTGGCGGAGGCGGTTGGCGCGGATCTCGAAGTCAACCTCTTCAACCGCACCGAGGAGCGGATGCGCGCCATCGCCGACCACTTGCGCGAGCACGGCGCGAGCGAGGTGAAGGGGCTCGCGGCGGACGCTCGCATCCCGGGGCTGTCACACGAGCGCGCGAAGGTGGACGCGGACGGTATCTACGACGCGGACGTGGTGCTCGTTCCGCTGGAGGACGGCGACCGCGCGGCGGCGCTCGCGGCGATGGGGAAGACGGAGATAGTCGTCGACCTGAACCCGATGAGTCGGTCGGCGCGGAGCGCGGCCGTCCCCATCATCGACAACATCATGCGCGCGGTTCCGAACGTCACACGGCACGCGCGCGACCTCGCGGACGCGAGCGACGAGGAGCGCCGCGACATCGTCGAGTCGTTCGACCGGACGGCGGCGCTGGCCGACGCGGAGCACCGAATCCGGGAGGGCGTGGGCGACCGATAG
- a CDS encoding thiamine-phosphate synthase family protein has product MKFVEELVVEEFLPTFRSMLAADLRERGLTQQAVADVLGVSQSAVSKYATGEVARNEGVAEDDRVRDLVERVGEGLASGDMSTVQALVEAEVLIRKLEARGDVLARLHEDAVPELAEYEGDFRVHDPDSDLLARERVRSSVRRGVRTLEHASGFATLVPNVGSNLVECLSNAQSVEDVAGVPGRVFDVMGRVEVPGEPAFGVSEHVASVLLAARANGSDASAALNVRYDPALVAALEKTGRVTAEFDADYDDVSVAVADAFADRPDATVLYQSGGFGIEPVLYLLGESAPAVADVARDLLE; this is encoded by the coding sequence GTGAAGTTCGTCGAGGAGCTCGTCGTGGAGGAGTTCCTCCCGACGTTCCGGTCGATGCTCGCGGCGGACCTCCGGGAGCGCGGGCTGACCCAGCAGGCGGTCGCGGACGTGCTCGGCGTGAGTCAGTCCGCGGTGTCGAAGTACGCGACGGGCGAGGTGGCGCGCAACGAGGGCGTCGCTGAGGACGACCGGGTGCGCGACCTCGTGGAGCGCGTCGGCGAGGGACTCGCGTCCGGCGACATGAGCACGGTGCAGGCGCTCGTCGAGGCCGAAGTCCTGATTCGGAAGCTGGAGGCGCGCGGGGACGTGCTCGCCCGCCTGCACGAGGACGCCGTCCCCGAACTCGCGGAGTACGAGGGCGACTTCCGCGTGCACGACCCGGACAGCGACCTCCTCGCTCGCGAGCGCGTGCGGTCGAGCGTGCGGCGGGGCGTGCGGACGCTCGAACACGCGAGCGGGTTCGCGACACTCGTGCCGAACGTCGGGTCGAACCTCGTGGAGTGCCTGTCGAACGCGCAGTCCGTGGAGGACGTTGCGGGCGTCCCCGGCCGCGTCTTCGACGTGATGGGGCGCGTCGAGGTTCCCGGTGAGCCGGCGTTCGGCGTCTCCGAGCACGTCGCGTCCGTTCTGCTCGCCGCGCGCGCGAACGGGAGCGACGCGAGCGCCGCGCTCAACGTCCGGTACGACCCCGCGCTCGTCGCCGCGCTCGAGAAAACGGGACGCGTCACCGCGGAGTTCGACGCCGACTACGACGACGTGTCCGTCGCGGTCGCGGACGCGTTCGCGGACCGGCCGGACGCGACCGTGCTCTACCAGTCCGGCGGGTTCGGAATCGAGCCCGTGCTCTACCTGCTCGGCGAGTCCGCGCCCGCGGTCGCCGACGTCGCCCGCGACCTCCTCGAGTAG